A single region of the Cyanobacteria bacterium FACHB-DQ100 genome encodes:
- a CDS encoding GGDEF domain-containing protein — MTLSHNLHLYSFLSRFSLVNKSYVAKIILIAFLGTHIPLLSLLLSFLLSNAYTWEVIVRVLSIALVATLAGTGATLYALHHLLTPVILTSATLQDYLNTQTLPKLPIEFSDEVGTLMANTSKTLHQLDELIHYISHYDDLTGLPNRNLFCDRFAQTQVQNNPQLIAVLVVGIDDFMEMSHAWNPETSRVLLRAVAQRLISCITQPHILAHLNDDEFAIALLDISSFESVIHLSQLLLSTLMKPFPIEGHLIHLTASVGISINSDAAYDAERFLQQAHMALHTAQQQGRGQYQFYSPEISAQLQERLALENELYGAIERGEMQVYYQPLIDLQTQQVIALEALVRWQHPTRGLVSPAKFIPIAESNDLIQSLGEWVLRTACAQNRAWQLAGLHPVRISVNLSARQLEQPNLVDIVKQILEETELAAPYLELEVTESALMVDIQQSVKLLEQLRDLGILLALDDFGTGYSSLSYLKRFPVNMLKIDRSFVQDIMSNPDSAAVTDAIIALSQSLRLTVTAEGIETQEQLDYLQSRGCHEGQGFYFSRPAPAPMITEMLKNKSQQLQTV, encoded by the coding sequence ATGACCCTTTCCCACAATCTCCACCTGTATTCGTTTCTGTCCCGTTTCAGCCTCGTTAATAAAAGCTACGTTGCCAAAATTATATTAATTGCCTTTCTCGGAACTCATATCCCCCTGTTATCCTTACTGCTTAGTTTTTTGCTCTCAAATGCCTATACTTGGGAAGTCATAGTGCGAGTTCTTTCCATCGCATTAGTGGCAACTCTAGCGGGAACGGGAGCTACACTTTATGCGCTACACCACCTCCTCACGCCAGTCATTTTGACTTCTGCTACCTTGCAGGACTATCTGAACACGCAAACGTTACCGAAACTGCCCATAGAATTTAGTGACGAGGTAGGCACATTAATGGCGAATACCTCAAAAACGCTGCATCAGTTGGATGAGTTGATTCACTACATCAGTCACTATGATGACCTGACTGGCTTGCCCAATCGCAATTTATTCTGTGATCGCTTTGCTCAAACCCAAGTTCAGAACAATCCGCAACTGATTGCGGTGCTCGTGGTGGGCATTGATGATTTTATGGAGATGAGCCATGCTTGGAACCCTGAAACCTCAAGAGTGCTATTGAGAGCGGTCGCTCAGCGTTTAATCTCCTGCATCACTCAGCCCCATATTCTGGCTCACTTGAATGACGATGAATTTGCCATTGCCTTATTAGACATCTCCTCATTTGAGAGCGTCATTCATCTCTCGCAATTGCTGCTGAGTACGCTGATGAAGCCCTTTCCCATCGAAGGTCATCTCATTCACCTCACCGCTAGTGTTGGAATCAGCATCAACAGTGACGCTGCTTATGATGCTGAGCGATTTTTACAACAAGCTCACATGGCGCTGCATACCGCTCAGCAGCAGGGACGAGGGCAATACCAATTCTACTCCCCAGAAATTTCGGCTCAGTTGCAGGAACGACTAGCGTTAGAAAACGAATTATATGGGGCAATTGAGCGTGGTGAAATGCAAGTTTACTACCAACCCTTAATCGATCTGCAGACTCAGCAAGTCATTGCGCTGGAAGCATTAGTCCGTTGGCAGCATCCCACACGAGGGTTAGTTTCTCCAGCAAAGTTTATTCCCATCGCTGAGTCCAATGATTTGATTCAGTCCCTGGGCGAATGGGTGCTGCGAACAGCGTGTGCTCAGAACCGGGCTTGGCAACTGGCTGGACTCCACCCGGTGCGGATATCGGTGAACTTATCAGCTCGACAGCTTGAGCAACCGAATCTAGTGGACATCGTCAAACAGATTTTGGAGGAAACCGAATTGGCAGCGCCTTATCTAGAATTGGAAGTGACTGAAAGCGCATTGATGGTCGATATTCAGCAGTCGGTTAAGCTCCTAGAACAATTGCGAGACTTGGGCATTTTGCTGGCTCTCGATGACTTTGGCACAGGCTATTCTTCCTTGAGTTACTTGAAGCGATTCCCGGTGAACATGCTGAAAATTGATCGCTCCTTCGTGCAGGATATTATGTCCAATCCTGATAGTGCAGCCGTAACTGATGCCATCATTGCTCTTTCCCAAAGCTTACGACTGACTGTTACAGCCGAAGGCATAGAAACACAAGAACAGCTAGATTATCTGCAAAGCCGGGGGTGCCATGAAGGACAAGGGTTCTACTTTAGTCGCCCTGCACCCGCACCGATGATCACCGAAATGCTCAAAAACAAGTCTCAGCAGCTCCAGACCGTCTAG